The sequence CACGGACGGGTTGACGGCCGCGTACATGTTGGACGGCAGCGTCCAGGGCGTGGTGGTCCAGATGAGGAGCGCGGTGTCCGGCGTGTCGCTCAGCGGGAAGGCGACGTAGACGCTCGGGTCATCCACCGACTTGTAGCCGAGGCCCACCTCGGCGGCGCTCAGCGCGGTGCCGCCCTGCGGCCACCACCACACCACTTTGTGGCCCTGATAGAGCAGGCCCTTCTTGTACAGCTCGGCCAGCGCCCACCAGACGCTCTCCACGAAGCTGCGGTGGTAGGTGACGTAGGCCGTCTTGAGGTCCACCCAGAAGCCGATGCGCTCGGTGAGGCGCTCCCACTCGGTGGTGTAGCGGAAGACGGACTCGATGCAGCGCTCGGTGAAGGGCTCGACACCGTAGCGCTCGATTTCGGCCTTGCCGTGGATGCGCAGTTCCTTCTCGACCTCCACCTCCACGGGCAGGCCGTGGGTGTCCCAGCCGGCCTTGCGGGGGACGTAGTGGCCGCGCATCGTCTGGTAGCGCGGGAAGAGGTCCTTGATGACGCGGGTGAGGACGTGGCCGTTGTGGGGCAGGCCGTTCGCGGTGGGCGGGCCCTCGTAGAAGACGAAGCTGGGGGCCCCCTCGCGGCCCTCGAGCGTGCGCTCGAAGATGCGGCGCTCCTTCCAGAAGGAGAGGGTGCGGCGCTCGTCGGCGGGGAAGTCGAGTTCGGTGGAGACCGTGGAAAAGAGAGGCTGAGCCATGGCGCGCGGAAGATAGCACCGGGCCCACGGCCTGTTACGCAACCAATTCGGGCTCCGGTCCGCATGGACGGAGGAGCCGCTCATGGAGCGTTAGATATCAGTGGAAGCCGCACTTTCTGCCTGGTGCTCGATGTCCGCCAGACGCTCCTTGAGCGCTTTGACGAGCGCCGCGTAGGAGTCGCTGCCGAGCACGAGCCGCTTCGGGGCGGGGGTCTGATCGACGCTCGCGATCATCCGCTGAACCATCCTGACCGGGTCGCCATTGGGAAGACGGCTGCGGTCCTCCAGGAAGGCGTGGACCCTCCCGGCAGGGGTTCCCTCGTAGGCAGGTAGTTTCGCGCCGACCTGTGCGCTTCCGAAGCGGAACCCGGTCCTCGCGCCGCCAGGCTCGATGATGGTCACTCCAATGTTGAAAGGGGCGAGCTCCTGCATCATGGCCTCTGTGAAGCCTTCGATGCCCCATTTGCTCGCATGGTAGAGCGAGCCACCGGCGCCCGCCGCCTGTCCGCCGTAGGTAGAGATCTGGAGGATCCGTCCGCCGCCCTGACTGCGCAGGTGTGGCGTGGCAGCGCGGATGACCTGAATCGAGCCGACCAGATTCGTCGCGAGCTCGTGGTCGATTTGCTCTTCGGAGAGCCCCTCCGCGGCGCCGAACAGGCCGTAGCCGGCATTGTTGACGATGACGTCAATCCGGCCGAGCTCGCTGAACGCCCGGTTGACGACGCTCCTGACTGCGGCGGTGTCGGTGACATCCAGCTGCGCCAGCCAGAGAAGCGTGCCGTAGCGAGCCTTCAGGCCGTTCATCGAATCCAGCTTGCGGACGGTACCGGCGACGCGCTCTCCGCGCTCGAGGAGCTGCTCTGTCATGTGGCGGCCGAAGCCGCTGCTCACGCCTGTGATGAACCAGGTCCTGTTTGTCATGGGACGAGTCCTTTCCGCCGCGAGGTGGATGCAGGCATCATTCGCTCTCTGACGTTCATGGACAATCCATGGCCTCGAGGACACACTGGAACCCATGGCGTACCAATCCGAACATGCGCTCGAGGAGCTTCGGGCTTTCGTCGCGGTCGTCGAAGCCCAGGGCTTCAGCGCGGCGGCCCGCGCGATGCACGGGCGAAAGGCGACGCTCAGCAAGCGCGTTCAGGACCTGGAGGAGCGCCTTGGCGTGCCGCTGCTCGTTCGGACCACGCGCTCCCTTCGGCTAACGGAAGAGGGGCGGGCCTACTTCGAGCACGCGTCGCGGGCCCTTTCATCCGTGCGAGATGCCGAGGCCGCGGTCCTCGCCGCGAAAGCGGAGCCGCGAGGCGTCTTGCATGTCACGACCTCTGCGTCGATAGCGGCGCTCGTGCTCGACAACGTCGTCGCGACCTACCTCTCCAGGCACTCCGCGGTCCGCATCGAGCTCGATGTGTCCGAGCGCCGGGGTGACCTCGTGCGCGACGGCTTCGACCTCGCGGTGTGGGCGGGCGCTCTGGACGACTCGTCCCTCGTCGCGCGAAGGCTGGGTGTCGCGGCAGGCGGGTACTACGCGAGTCCCGAGTACCTCTCGCGAAGGTCGACGCCGCGCTCACCGGAAGACCTCGGGGCCCATGACACCATCGCGGTGCCCAAGGGCGACGCGCCGGCGGATTGGGCCTTCGTTGCCGCCGGGAAGCGGAAGCGCGTCTCTCTCCGGCCGCGCCTTGTGGTGACCGACCTGGCGCTGGCGGTTCGAGCCGCGGCCGCCGGGCTGGGCATCGTTCGTGCTCCGCGCTCGGTCGCGGAGCCGTACCTCGCGAAGAGGCAGCTCGTGCCGGTCCTGGCCGAAATGACGCCGCCGGGGCTCGAGGTGTTTGCCGTCTTTCCGCCCGGCGGCGCGCTCGTTCCGAAGACGCGCGTGTTCGTCGACCTGCTACAGCAGTGGTTCGACAGAGGCCGAGGAGCGGCCGCTCGTCAGGCCACCAACTCCAGCTCGACCTTCTCCAGGTAGCCCGGCACGTACGCCTTCCAACCCTTGGCTCGGACGCGCTGGCGCAGGGCCTCCAGGGCCTCGGGCTCGCCGTGGACGAGGAGCGTCTGTCGGGGAGGCGACTCGAAGCCCTCCATCCAGCGCATCGTCTCCGTCCAGTCCGCGTGCGCGGAGAAGCCACTCACGGAGCGGACCTCCGCCGCCACCGGCACCATCTGCCCGTGGATGCGCAGCTCCTTCTCGCCATCCAACAGCCGCCGCCCGCGCGAGCCCACCGACTGGTAGCCCACGAACAGCACCGTGTTCCTCGGGTCCGGCAGCCGGTGCTTCAGGTGGTGCAGCACGCGCCCGCCCGTGGCCATGCCCGACGCGGAGATGATGACCGCAGGGCCCTCGTGCATGTTCAGCCGCTTGCTCTCGTTGGGCGACGTCACGAACTTCGTGCGCCGCGTGGCCAAGGGAGACGCCCCGCGCTCCACCAGCGACTTCATCACGAGGTCGTGCTCCTCCGGGTGCGCCAGGTAGATGGGCGTCGCGTCGCACGCCATCGGCGAGTCCACGAATACGTCCACCACCGGAATGCGCTTCTCGTCCTCCAACTGGCGCAGGTGGTAGAGCAGCTCCTGCGTCCGCCCAATCGCGAAGGCGGGAATCACCACCACGCCGCCGCGCTCGAAGGCGCCCGTCACGGCCTCAGCCAGCGCGTCCATGGGCCGCGTTACTTTGTGCTGCCGGTCCCCGTAGGTGCTCTCCACCACCAGCGTCGTGGCCGAGGACACGCTCTGCGGGTCCCTCAGGATGGGCGCGTGGTAGCGGCCCAGGTCTCCGCTGAACACCACGCGCTGCCGCGTGCTCTTCAGGTCGAACACGCACACCGCCGAGCCCAGGATGTGGCCCGCCCGGTAGAAGGTCAGGGTGATGCCCGGGAGGATTTCCTTCGGCCGCTCGTAGCCGAACGTCTCCAGGAGCCCCACCGCGCGCTCCGCGTCCGACACCGTGTACAGCGGCAGCGCCGGACGGTGCTTGGAGAAGCCCTCCTTGTTCGCATAGCGCGCCTCCTCCTCTTGCAGGTGCGCCGAGTCCGGCAGGAGCAGGGCCGCCAGGTCTCTCGTCCCCGGTGTGGCGTAGACGGGGCCGTCGTAGCCCTCGCGCACCACCCTGGGCAGGCCCCCGGTGTGGTCGATGTGAGCGTGCGTCAGGACGATGGCGTCCAGGCTGGACGGTGGGAGGGGGAGCGGCTGCCAGTTCCGCTGGCGGAGCTCCTTCTGTCCCTGGAACAGGCCGCAGTCCACGAGCACCTTCCGGCCATCGTGCTCGAGGAGGAACTTGGAGCCGGTGACGGTACCGGCGGCACCGAGAAAGTGGAGGGAGGCCATGGGCTCCACTCTAGCGTGATAACGTGTATCGCCCATGAGCAACTCCGAGCGACCTTCGGGAGCGGGCCGGCCACCCGAAACCTCCGAGGACGTCCAGCAGACCCGGCCCATCGGCGAAGGCCGGCCGGGTTTCTCCGGCGCCGTCCGTCGCTTCCGCTTCACCCTTCTCGAGGGCCCTCAGCCCGGCCTCGTCAAGGACTCCAACGCGGACACCTTCTCCATCGGCTCGCACGCGCTCAATGACCTCGTCCTCGACGAGCCCACGGTGTCGCGCTTTCACTGCGAGGTGAAGATCGACCGCGACGGCGCGCGCGTGAGGGACTTGGACAGCCGCAACGGCACGGTGCTCGACGGCGTCCACGTACGCGAGGCCTGGCTGCGCGGAGGCAGCGTGCTTCGCCTGGGCCGCGTCAGCGTGCGCTTCGACTTCAGCGCGGAGAGCAACCGGCTCCTCATCTCCGAGCGCACCACCTTCGGCGAGCTCGTGGGCCAGGCCGCGGTGACGCGCGCCAGCTTCGCGCTGATGGAGCGCGCCGCCGCCAGCGACGCCACCGTGTTGCTGGAAGGGGAGACGGGCACCGGCAAGAGCCGCGCGGCCCTGGCCATCCACCGCGCGAGCACCCGCGCCTCGGGGCCGTTCCTCACCGTGGACTGCGGCGCCATCCCCGGCAACCTGCTGGAGAGCGAGCTGTTCGGCCACGAGAAGGGCGCCTTCACCGGCGCGCTCCAGCGCCGCGTGGGCGCCTTCGAGGAGGCGGACGGCGGCACCATCTTCCTTGATGAGGTGGGCGAATTGCCCTCCGAGCTCCAGCCCAAGCTGCTGCGCGTGCTGGAGGACCGCGAGATTCGCCGGCTGGGCGCCAACACGTATCAGCCCATCAACGTGCGCGTCATCGCCGCCACGCACCGGGATTTGCGCGCGGAGGTGAATGCGGGCCGCTTCCGGCCGGACCTCTTCTTCCGGCTCGCGGTGGTGCGCATCCTCATCCCCGCGCTGCGCGAGCGGCCCGAGGACATTCCGTTCATCGCTCAGCGCATCCTCGCGGCCTTCGGCGCGGACGCCGCGCAGGTGGAGGCACTGAGCACGCCGGAGTTCATCGCCCAGCTGCAGCACGCCGCGTGGCCTGGAAACGTGCGCGAGTTGCGCAACCACCTGGAGCGCTGCCTCGTGTTCCAGGACGCCATGCCGCCGGCCACCGAGGACGTGAATCCGCAGGGCGTGCTGCGCAGCCTCGTGGACCCGAAGCAGCCCTACGCCGAGGCCCGCCGCCGCGCGCTGGAGGCCTTCGAGCGCGAATACCTGGACGCGCTCATCAAGCTGCACGGCGGCAAGGTGTCGCAGGCTGCCACCGCCGCGGACATGGACCGCGTGTACCTGTACCGCCTGCTGCGCCGGCACGGGCTGCGGACCTGAGCCCGCGCCGGGACGTGAAGCGGGCCTCGGTCAGAAGCCGCTGAGCACGAGCTTGCCAATCGTGCGCCCGCTCTCCACCTGTGCGTGCGCGCGCTTGAGGTTGGCCGCGTTGATGGCGCCCAGGTCAGCGGTGAGCGTGGTGCGCAGGACTCCGGCGTCCACCAGGTCGGCGACTTCGTTGAGCAGGTGGTGCTGCGCAATCATGTCCGGCGTCTCCCAGCGGGGGCGGGTGAACATCAGCTCCCAGTGGATGGAGATGCTCTTCGACTTGAGCTTGAGGATGGGCAGCGGCGTCGATGACTCGTCGATGAGGCCGAGCGCACCCTGCGGGGCGATGGCGTCGACGATGGAGTCGAAGTGCTGCTCCGTGTGCGTGAGGCCGAGCACGTAGTCCACGCCTCGCGGCACCACGGCCTTCACCTGCTCCACCCAGGGCTTCGTGTGGTCGATGACGTGGTGCGCGCCCATGTCGCGGACCCACTTCTCGGACTCGGCGCGGGACGCGGTGGCCAGCACCGTCAGGCCCGTGAGACGACGCGCGAGCTGAATCGCGATGGAGCCCACGCCGCCCGCGCCGCCGAGGACGAGCACCGAGCCCGCGTCGTGAGGCTTGCCGATGCGGATGCGGAGCCGGTCGAACAGCAACTCCCACGCGGTGATGGCGGTGAGCGGAATCGCGGCGGCCTGGGCGAAGGTGAGCGACTTCGGCTTGCGGCCGACGATGCGCTCGTCCACCAGGTGCTGCTGCATGTTGGTGCCCGGCTTCTCCAGCGCGCCCGCGTAATAGACCTCGTCGCCCGGCTTGAAGAGCGTGGCGTCCGGGCCCACGGCGATGACGGTGCCCGCCGCGTCCCAGCCGAGCACCTTGTTCTGGCCCTTGGGGTCGACGTTCTTGCGAATCTTGTAGTCCACCGGGTTCACCGAGATGGCCTCGACGCGGACCAGCAGCTCGCGGCCCGTGGGCTTCGGGGTGGGGAGCTCGACGTCGATGAGGCTCTCGGGGTGCTCGATGGGCAGCGACTGGCGGTAGGCGATGGCTTTCATGGTTCTTCCTCGGGGGAACGCGGTGGGGGACACCGTTCGCGAGGAAGAATGGGGCCTGCACGTAATATCGGCCATTGATAGTTGACATGCTCAGGATAAGGGACGCATATCAAAGGCGTGCGCTACACCGACCTGGACATGGAGCTGCTGCGGGCGTTCGTCACGGTGGTGGACGCGGGTGGGTTCACCGCTGCTGGAGCGCGGCTCGGACGGACGCAGGCGGCCATGAGCATCCGCATCAAGCGGCTGGAGGACCTGCTGGAGCGGCAGGTGTTCGACCGGAGCAGCCGCTCGCCTGCGTTGACCCGGGATGGGGAGCTGCTGCTGAGCTATGCGCGGCAGATTCTCAAGCTGAATGACGAGACGGTTCAGCGCTTCATCGAGCCGGACAACGAGGGTGAGCTGCGGCTCGGGGTGGCGGAGTATTTCGTGCCGCAGCATCTGCCGGTGGTGCTGTCCCGCTTCACGCAGGCGTATCCGCGTGTGCACATCCAGGTGAAGGTCGGGTTGAACGACAACCTGTTCGAATCGCTCGACCGGGGTGAGCTGGACGTGGCCATCTGCCGCAGGGACCACCCGCGCCAGGGAGGACGCGTCGTGCGGCGCGAGCGGCTGCGGTGGGCGGCGGCGCAGTGGTTCCGGCCTGATGCGGCGTCGGCGCTGCCGCTGTGTTCGCTGCCGCCATCGTGCATCTTCCGCTCGCGCGGGCTCGCGGCGCTGGAGTCCATTGGACGGTCGTGGCGCGTCATCTACACGAGCGAGAGCGTCATGGGCGTCATCGCGGCGGCACAGGCCGGACTGGGTGTGGCGGTGCTTCCGGAGAGTTCTGTGTCGGGTGGACTGGTGCCGCTCTCGTCCGAGGATGGGTTCCCGGACCTGGGCGAGATTGAGCTCGCAATTTTTGGCGAGAGTGGTGAGCGCAAGCGGTTGACGTCCACGCTCGTGCGCTACATCGAAGAGAGCCTGCGCCCGAGTGAGCCTCCGCGGCTCGTCGGATGAGGGCGCTCAACGCTGACGAAGACCGTCATTACCTGGGCTGAAGGCGCTTGGCCGAAGGCTCCTGCTCGTGGGTTGAAGGTGCCCTTCGGCGCATGCGTTGGGGGTGCTCTGCAGCGAGATGAATCACCATGCTCGTGGGGGATGGTGCTCAGCGGGGAATGAGTCCATCGGCCCATGTGACAGTGCCGGCCGCGCCGCCTTGGGCCCATCTCTCCAACTTCAACAACTCACTTCCAGCGAGGCGGGGACGGCCCTGGGCGTCGGAGGTGACTTCGCTCGGAGCGGCGTGCGCGTAGACGCGCACCTCGGCCACGGAGCCGGACGCCTTGAGCGCCCGGGTGAGGACTGCTTCCGCGTGGCTTCGTGCATCTTCCTCCGCGTGCGTCCGAGCTTCATCGGGCAACAGTCGCCAGGCCAGCATGGCGTTGCCTCCCTCCAGCGCGAACATCCAGCCCGCGTCTTCCAGCACGTCACGTGCCGCGTCCAGCGCGGCATCCCGTGCGTCGAGGTCATCGTCCGTCGGCTCTTCGAGTGATTCCGGGAGCCGGACATCCACGTAGATGCCCACGGCCCAGGGCGCGGTGGTTGCCGGAGCGAGCGCTGCACGCAGGGCATCGAGGAACGTGGGCACGTCGGGCCAGCGGTCCTCGGGGCGCTTCGCGAGGCATCGCTGCACCACGGCCTCCAGCGCAGGAGTCGCCTGCACACGTTCGCCCAGTCGCGGGGGCGGGGCGTGCAGATGTTGCTCCTCCACTTCCACGGCGCTCGTGCCCTCGAAGGGGAGTTGCCCCGTGAGGAGTTGGTAGAGCAGGACTCCGAGCGCATACAGGTCCGTGCGCGCATCCACGGCCTGCCCGCGAATCTGCTCCGGAGCCATTGCCACCGGCGTGCCGAGCACGGCGCCGCCTGTCGTCAATCCCGAGAGTCCTTCCGGGGGCTGCACGCGCGCGATGCCGAAGTCCACGAGCTTCACGGTGAAGCCCTCCGCTCGCGGGAGGACCATCACGTTCTGCGCCTTGAGGTCACGGTGCAGCACGCCCCGGCCGTGCGCCAGGTGCAGTGCTCCTCCAAGTTCTTCCATCACCGTGAGTGCTTCAGCGGCGGAGAATGCTCCCCGGTGCGCGAGCCACTGGTCCACGCTCTCTCCCTCCAGCCACTCCATCGCGAGCCATGGCCGGCCGTCGCGCAACTCTCCGTACTCCAGCACCTCGACGATGTGCGGATGGTGGAGAGCCTGGAGCGTGTCCGCTTCCTGCTTGAAGCGGCGGAGGACCTCACTCACATGGTTGTACTGCTCGCGCACGATCTTGAGCGCGGCGGGGGCTCGGGTGGAGATGTGGCTTGCGCGGTAGAGCCACGCGGTGACGCCGGGATGGACGCGGGCCTCCACCACCCAGGGGCCCACCAGTGCTCCGGGTTCCAGTGCGTCTCCGTACAGGGACAGCTCCGCTCCGGGCGCTGCGTCGTAACGTGGGGGTGCTCCGGCCATGGACCCTCCGGCTGTGCGTCTCCCCCTGCTAGCACGAGCCGGGGCCCTCAGGAGGGGCCGCCTGCCTCCTGCACGAGCGCTCGCACCCGCTCCGTCCAGAGGGGCGCCTCGTGCACGGTGGCCTCGACCTCCTGTACGCGGGCCCGGACCGTGCCGTCGTCTCCGGCGGCCCTTGCGGCTCGCGCGGCCCAGACGAGGATTTCCAAGCGCTCGTCGGGAGTGGACTGCTGGCGCGCGGCTTCCACCAGCGCGGCCCAGTCCGGCGCGGCATAGGCCTGTGTGCCTCGCGCTTCGCCCACCACGCGGTGAACCACGGACAGCATCAGCCGGTCCCCGGGGAGGAGCTTCGCCTGCGTGGAGGGTTCCTCCAGCCAGGTGAGCTGGCGCGCTGCTTCCGGAATGTCGCCCAGCTCGCAGCACAGGCGCGCCACGAGCAGCGCGTCCTGTGCCATGGAGCCGGGGAAGAAACGCTGACTGAGCACTCCCGCGCGACGGGCCAGGGGCAACGCCTCCGCGGCCCGCCCCTGGTAGCCGAGCAGCAGCGCGAGATTGAAGGCCGAGGTCCGCTCAATCTGCACATTGCCCAGCTCGCGGCCCAATGTGACGGCTCGCTCCAGGTCCGCCCTCGCTCCTGCGGCGTCGCGGCGTTGCACGTGCAACACCATGCGGTTGTTGAGGGCCACGCCCAGGTGCAGCGTGTCTCCGGTGGTTTCACAGAGGACGATGGCTTCATCGAAGCGCCTCGCCGCGTCCTCCAGGTTCCCCGTCCACGCGAGCATTGCTCCGAGCATGGACAGGGCAATCGCCTCCGTCTCCGCGTCGCCTCCGGCCCGTGCGGCCTCCACGGCTCGCTCAAGGGGCGGCACCGCGCCGGTGATGTCCTCGCGCCGGACGACGACACGGGCCTGGGCCAGTGCGTGGCGTGCGGCCAGCTCAGTGGGCACGGCATCGCCCAGGCAACGGAGTGCCTGCTCCAGCAGGGCCGTGGAGCCCTCGGGGTCATCCTGCCAGTCGAGCGCGGTGGCCTCTTCGAGCAACAGGTCCGCTTCGCGCACCACGTCCCCGCATGCCTCCGCGAGCGCACGTGCCGCGCGCAGGTCCGCCAATGCATCGTCGATGCGCTGCAAGCGGTAGCGCACGCGCCCGCGTCCGGACAGCAATTCCAGACGGAGCGCGTCGTCTCCGCGCGGTAGCAACTCCAGCGCGGCGGAGTAGTGGCGCTCCGCTTCCAGGAGCCGGTGGGCCCGGCGTCCGGCCTCGGCCAGCGTGTGATGGAGCGCGAGCGCCTGAGGCAGGTCTCCGGCGGCCTCGGCGAGCCGGGCCCTTCTCGCGGCGGGAGCGTCCGGCAAGGCACGCAGTGCCGCCGCGCAGATGCGCTGCTTCAGGGACGCGGACAGCAGCGCGCCGAAGGCCTCGCGCAGGGTGGAGTGCTCGAAGCGCCAGCGCCGGGGACCGCGCGGCTCCAGCATGCCCGCGCGTGCGAGTCGTTCCAGCGCAACGCCCGGGTCCAGGGACAGGTCCAGCGTGTCGTCCGACTCCAGGTGCGCGAGCGTCGCGGACAGTTCCTCCAGACGGACCTCGTCGCCGAGCAGCGCCGCCACCTGAAGCAGCGAGCGCAATCCGGAGGGCAGGGCCGCGAGACTCCGCTCCGCCAGCCGTTCATCCGGGCGAGGACTGTCGGAGGCCAGTCCGAGCAGTGCATCCGCCGCGAGGTAGTTTCCTCCGCCTGCCTGGGCGCGAATGGCTCCGGCCGCTCGCAGCGCTCGCACCGTTTCCAGCATTCGCAGCGGTGAGCCGCCGCAGCGGTCCACCAGCTCTCGCAACACGCCCTCGGCCAACAGGTCCACGGGCTTGAGGAGCTGGCGCAGCAGCTCGCGGGCCGCATCGTCACGGAGCGGAGGCAGGTCTGCTTGCGCCGAATCCCTCGCTCGCTCACCGAAGTACGGACGCAGGCCCAACAGCCGGTGCCGTCCGGCGAGCACCACACAGAGCGATGCGTGGATTCCGGCCAGCGTCGCCAGCTCCAGCGCATCGAGCGCGGTGGGGTCCAGCGTGTGGGCGTCATCCACGAGCAGCACGAGTGGCCGCTCCACGGCGAGCCGCCACAACCGTGAGGCCAGTGCACGCGCGATGAGCTGTCGCCGCGCGGCGGGATGTGCCGTGGACCCTGCGTTCGCAAGGAGATGGCGAACGGCTTCATCGGGAGGCGTGGTCGGCGGCAGGCCGAGGACGGTGGTGATGAGGTTGCGCAGGCCGCTCTCGCTGGCACTGCCTTCGTCGGGCTGGGCCTCCACGAAGAGGGCGGACACGCCAGGCATGCCACGTAGCTCCCGATGCCATTCCGTGAGCAGGCGCGTCTTGCCCAGTCCTTCTTCACCCAACAGCGTGCGCAGCACGGGCGCGCCCGTCTCGCGCACGCGCGTGAGGCCGTCTCGCAGCCAGGACAGCTCGGCCTCGCGGCCGTGGAGTGTGTCGATGGAGGGCAACACCACCTCCGCCAACGACGCGCGGCCTACGTCGGCATTGCCCAGATGGGCACGCGCTTCATCCGTGAAGAGCAGTGGCGCGACAGCAAGAGGCTCAGCGGAAGTGGAGCGCGTGACGTCGGGATTTGGCTTCCTCTCAGCGCCTTGCCCGTGGACAGCAGGCCCGCT comes from Pyxidicoccus parkwaysis and encodes:
- a CDS encoding SDR family oxidoreductase; translated protein: MTNRTWFITGVSSGFGRHMTEQLLERGERVAGTVRKLDSMNGLKARYGTLLWLAQLDVTDTAAVRSVVNRAFSELGRIDVIVNNAGYGLFGAAEGLSEEQIDHELATNLVGSIQVIRAATPHLRSQGGGRILQISTYGGQAAGAGGSLYHASKWGIEGFTEAMMQELAPFNIGVTIIEPGGARTGFRFGSAQVGAKLPAYEGTPAGRVHAFLEDRSRLPNGDPVRMVQRMIASVDQTPAPKRLVLGSDSYAALVKALKERLADIEHQAESAASTDI
- a CDS encoding LysR family transcriptional regulator, which gives rise to MAYQSEHALEELRAFVAVVEAQGFSAAARAMHGRKATLSKRVQDLEERLGVPLLVRTTRSLRLTEEGRAYFEHASRALSSVRDAEAAVLAAKAEPRGVLHVTTSASIAALVLDNVVATYLSRHSAVRIELDVSERRGDLVRDGFDLAVWAGALDDSSLVARRLGVAAGGYYASPEYLSRRSTPRSPEDLGAHDTIAVPKGDAPADWAFVAAGKRKRVSLRPRLVVTDLALAVRAAAAGLGIVRAPRSVAEPYLAKRQLVPVLAEMTPPGLEVFAVFPPGGALVPKTRVFVDLLQQWFDRGRGAAARQATNSSSTFSR
- a CDS encoding MBL fold metallo-hydrolase RNA specificity domain-containing protein — its product is MASLHFLGAAGTVTGSKFLLEHDGRKVLVDCGLFQGQKELRQRNWQPLPLPPSSLDAIVLTHAHIDHTGGLPRVVREGYDGPVYATPGTRDLAALLLPDSAHLQEEEARYANKEGFSKHRPALPLYTVSDAERAVGLLETFGYERPKEILPGITLTFYRAGHILGSAVCVFDLKSTRQRVVFSGDLGRYHAPILRDPQSVSSATTLVVESTYGDRQHKVTRPMDALAEAVTGAFERGGVVVIPAFAIGRTQELLYHLRQLEDEKRIPVVDVFVDSPMACDATPIYLAHPEEHDLVMKSLVERGASPLATRRTKFVTSPNESKRLNMHEGPAVIISASGMATGGRVLHHLKHRLPDPRNTVLFVGYQSVGSRGRRLLDGEKELRIHGQMVPVAAEVRSVSGFSAHADWTETMRWMEGFESPPRQTLLVHGEPEALEALRQRVRAKGWKAYVPGYLEKVELELVA
- a CDS encoding sigma 54-interacting transcriptional regulator, which encodes MSNSERPSGAGRPPETSEDVQQTRPIGEGRPGFSGAVRRFRFTLLEGPQPGLVKDSNADTFSIGSHALNDLVLDEPTVSRFHCEVKIDRDGARVRDLDSRNGTVLDGVHVREAWLRGGSVLRLGRVSVRFDFSAESNRLLISERTTFGELVGQAAVTRASFALMERAAASDATVLLEGETGTGKSRAALAIHRASTRASGPFLTVDCGAIPGNLLESELFGHEKGAFTGALQRRVGAFEEADGGTIFLDEVGELPSELQPKLLRVLEDREIRRLGANTYQPINVRVIAATHRDLRAEVNAGRFRPDLFFRLAVVRILIPALRERPEDIPFIAQRILAAFGADAAQVEALSTPEFIAQLQHAAWPGNVRELRNHLERCLVFQDAMPPATEDVNPQGVLRSLVDPKQPYAEARRRALEAFEREYLDALIKLHGGKVSQAATAADMDRVYLYRLLRRHGLRT
- a CDS encoding zinc-binding alcohol dehydrogenase family protein; the protein is MKAIAYRQSLPIEHPESLIDVELPTPKPTGRELLVRVEAISVNPVDYKIRKNVDPKGQNKVLGWDAAGTVIAVGPDATLFKPGDEVYYAGALEKPGTNMQQHLVDERIVGRKPKSLTFAQAAAIPLTAITAWELLFDRLRIRIGKPHDAGSVLVLGGAGGVGSIAIQLARRLTGLTVLATASRAESEKWVRDMGAHHVIDHTKPWVEQVKAVVPRGVDYVLGLTHTEQHFDSIVDAIAPQGALGLIDESSTPLPILKLKSKSISIHWELMFTRPRWETPDMIAQHHLLNEVADLVDAGVLRTTLTADLGAINAANLKRAHAQVESGRTIGKLVLSGF
- a CDS encoding LysR substrate-binding domain-containing protein, giving the protein MRYTDLDMELLRAFVTVVDAGGFTAAGARLGRTQAAMSIRIKRLEDLLERQVFDRSSRSPALTRDGELLLSYARQILKLNDETVQRFIEPDNEGELRLGVAEYFVPQHLPVVLSRFTQAYPRVHIQVKVGLNDNLFESLDRGELDVAICRRDHPRQGGRVVRRERLRWAAAQWFRPDAASALPLCSLPPSCIFRSRGLAALESIGRSWRVIYTSESVMGVIAAAQAGLGVAVLPESSVSGGLVPLSSEDGFPDLGEIELAIFGESGERKRLTSTLVRYIEESLRPSEPPRLVG
- a CDS encoding serine/threonine-protein kinase, with the translated sequence MAGAPPRYDAAPGAELSLYGDALEPGALVGPWVVEARVHPGVTAWLYRASHISTRAPAALKIVREQYNHVSEVLRRFKQEADTLQALHHPHIVEVLEYGELRDGRPWLAMEWLEGESVDQWLAHRGAFSAAEALTVMEELGGALHLAHGRGVLHRDLKAQNVMVLPRAEGFTVKLVDFGIARVQPPEGLSGLTTGGAVLGTPVAMAPEQIRGQAVDARTDLYALGVLLYQLLTGQLPFEGTSAVEVEEQHLHAPPPRLGERVQATPALEAVVQRCLAKRPEDRWPDVPTFLDALRAALAPATTAPWAVGIYVDVRLPESLEEPTDDDLDARDAALDAARDVLEDAGWMFALEGGNAMLAWRLLPDEARTHAEEDARSHAEAVLTRALKASGSVAEVRVYAHAAPSEVTSDAQGRPRLAGSELLKLERWAQGGAAGTVTWADGLIPR